One Paroedura picta isolate Pp20150507F chromosome 3, Ppicta_v3.0, whole genome shotgun sequence genomic window carries:
- the LOC143832524 gene encoding uncharacterized protein LOC143832524 produces MIRCTLHLPPPFCSATSESNMESSSQASSVPATGRGPTWRDAEIRDLIGIFSEEKIQDAFQSSHRNREVFEQVAIKMRALGHNRTGLECRSKTKTMRAEYMRAVNHNKGSGNEKVTCPYFEEQRQLYGDGEGSGRPKRVGRSLKVVRKPAAPVEEPPAEEDPGEGTSSSFRPPPPVQQRAAESVTLDLIAIAPGEQEEAPEQTPLASETQLPGTGPLESPAAPDVDSDSGASTNIDFIPGTQEEEQPGVLGPPARRRRIQIQDEVLSDEEEEPPLPPGSPPPRGALPAEERLTRERGRLRRVSVLTSVGERLLEHCYEESRRAAAADQAMLTLIAQEGRKLRAVLRETNQILREGVEEVRLIRRLMERAVAVMERAYPPQIAPPPPPTPTPPLPAPTPPTPSQNASTQTRRRTILGKRKIKPADKYSPS; encoded by the exons atgatccgttgcaccctgcacctcccaccaccattttgctcagctactagcgaaagcaacatggaatcgtcttctcaagcctcgtccgtccctgcaaccggccgtggccctacttggagggacgcggagatcagggacctgatcgggattttctcggaggagaaaatccaggacgcgttccagtcctcccacaggaatagggaggtttttgaacaagtggctattaagatgcgcgccctgggccacaacaggaccggccttgaatgccggtcgaagaccaagacaatgagggcagagtacatgcgtgccgtgaaccataataagggttccggcaacgaaaaggttacctgcccctacttcgaggagcagcgccagctgtacggggacggggaaggatccggcaggccgaagcgcgtcggccggagccttaaggtggttcggaagccggctgccccggtcgaggaaccacccgctgaggaggatcccggcgagggaacctcgtccagctttcgccctccaccccccgtccagcaacgagccgcggaatcggtaacgctggacctgatcgccatcgctcctggggagcaagaggaggctcctgagcaaacgccccttgcctccg agacacagttgccagggacggggcccctagagtctccagcagcacctgacgtggatagtgattcgggggcatcaactaacattg atttcatacccggaacacaggaggaggaacagcctggggtgcttggacctcctgcccggcgcaggcggatacagattcaagatg aggttctttcagatgaggaggaggaaccacccctgcctccaggcagcccaccacctagaggtgcgctcccagcagaggagaggcttacgagggaacgcggcaggctgaggcgcgtctcagtcttgacaagcgtgggagagaggctccttgagcactgctatgaggagtcacggcgtgccgcggccgctgaccaagccatgctcacactcattgcccaggaggggagaaaattgagggcagtccttagagagacaaaccaaatcctacgcgaaggcgtggaggaggtgcgactgataaggagactcatggagagggcagtagcggtcatggaaagggcctaccctccacaaatcgcccccccaccaccacccacaccaacaccaccacttccagcacccaccccaccaactccctctcagaatgcctccacccaaacaagaaggaggactattctcggaaagagaaaaattaaaccagcagacaagtactccccctcctag
- the LOC143831194 gene encoding uncharacterized protein LOC143831194 — protein sequence MERLIFQLLAYMLAVVQRMNIALSRRTSAIAEYRERVAGTLTSSRRRSVRVTMAAKKRWQALAEVRFPRQFWVDERSSDWWENFVWTRWDDDHWIANFRMSRGTFFELVEALRGRMERQVTGMRRPVPVEKRVAAALWYLATPQYFRTVAQQFGLGVTTVGDILKEFCLAMEAELFSKVVCLGDRLGASMDGFARLGFPHCFAAVDGSHIPIRAPGGSIKEYGNRKDFCSVLLQGTEA from the exons atggagaggcttatttttcaattgctggcttacatgctcgcggtggtccagcgcatgaatatcgccttgtcgcgtcggacgtctgctatcgcggagtaccgagaacgggtggccggaacgctgaccagcagcagaagacgttctgtaagggtaaccatggcggccaagaaacgctggcaagctctggcagaggtccggttccccagacagttctgggtggacgaacgatcctctgactggtgggagaattttgtgtggactcgctgggatgatgaccactggattgccaacttcaggatgtcgagggggacattttttgaactcgtggaggctctacgtggacgcatggagaggcaagtcactggcatgcggcgccccgttccagttgaaaaaagggtggctgccgcattgtggtacttggccacccctcagtacttccggacagtagcccagcaattcggactcggagtcactacggttggcgatatccttaaggagttctgcctcgccatggaggcggaattgttcagcaaagtcgtgtgcctcggagaccggcttggagcg agtatggacgggtttgccaggcttggattcccgcattgttttgcggccgtcgatggaagccacatccctatccgtgcccccgggggaagcataaaagagtacgggaacaggaaggacttttgctctgttctcctgcaaggaaca gaggcatga